A window from Mesorhizobium sp. WSM2240 encodes these proteins:
- a CDS encoding pitrilysin family protein, whose protein sequence is MLSGILADEREPNTVAQKRWLRAIYGEHPYAQPDKGTKHSLTTITSKAIKAFHRANFARGGLHVAVVGDIDAATLSGKLDDVFGDLPEKQMLTPVADVTPKLGQQLEVNYELPQASLRLAWPGVKRSSPDFYAVELMNNILGGRAFTTRLWKEVREKRGLAYSVGSTLTDDRHSNALIITTATHSDRASETLGIVRDVVKKMAEEGPTEAELEAAKKYMIGAFAINNLNSSCAIAATLVELQLDESGIDYMQRRPGLINAVTLDQVRAAAKKLLPVDPAVMVVGPPLGPGGKG, encoded by the coding sequence GTGCTCTCCGGCATTTTGGCCGATGAGCGCGAACCCAATACGGTGGCGCAGAAGCGCTGGCTACGTGCGATCTATGGCGAGCATCCCTACGCGCAGCCTGACAAAGGGACCAAGCACAGCCTGACCACCATCACGTCGAAGGCTATCAAGGCCTTCCATAGGGCGAATTTCGCCCGCGGCGGCCTGCATGTGGCGGTGGTGGGCGACATCGACGCGGCAACACTAAGCGGCAAACTGGACGACGTGTTCGGCGATCTGCCGGAGAAGCAGATGCTGACTCCCGTGGCCGATGTGACGCCGAAGCTCGGCCAGCAGCTCGAGGTAAACTACGAGCTGCCGCAGGCCTCGCTGCGGCTTGCCTGGCCTGGCGTGAAACGCAGTTCGCCCGATTTCTACGCTGTGGAGTTGATGAATAATATCCTCGGCGGGCGGGCTTTCACCACGCGGCTGTGGAAGGAGGTACGCGAAAAGCGGGGCCTTGCCTATAGCGTTGGTTCCACACTGACCGACGACCGGCATTCCAACGCGCTTATCATCACCACCGCGACGCACTCGGATCGTGCGTCCGAGACGCTGGGCATCGTGCGCGACGTAGTGAAGAAAATGGCTGAGGAGGGCCCGACTGAGGCCGAGCTGGAAGCGGCCAAGAAATACATGATCGGCGCCTTTGCCATTAACAATCTCAACTCGTCTTGCGCCATTGCCGCGACGCTGGTCGAATTGCAGCTCGATGAATCCGGCATCGATTATATGCAGCGCCGCCCCGGCCTCATTAACGCGGTGACGCTGGACCAGGTGAGGGCGGCGGCAAAGAAGCTGCTTCCAGTTGATCCGGCAGTCATGGTCGTCGGGCCGCCGCTGGGCCCGGGTGGCAAGGGATAA
- a CDS encoding DUF2958 domain-containing protein, translating into MILITDELRARLLANGAADAETDHVPIVKLFDPAGAATWLLTELDADGDTLFGLCDLGFGFPELGSVSLAELQTVKGPLGLGIERDLHFATRFPLSVYAEAARIAGHITEAERLLRQAAAALSIPVSELPPDTAEDKRR; encoded by the coding sequence ATGATCCTGATCACCGATGAACTGCGCGCGCGGCTCCTCGCCAACGGCGCAGCCGATGCCGAAACCGACCATGTCCCCATCGTGAAACTGTTCGATCCGGCGGGGGCGGCGACCTGGCTTCTGACCGAACTGGACGCGGACGGCGACACGCTCTTCGGACTTTGTGACCTTGGCTTCGGCTTTCCCGAACTCGGCAGCGTCAGCCTTGCCGAGCTTCAAACCGTCAAGGGACCGCTTGGCCTCGGCATCGAGCGCGATCTCCACTTCGCGACGCGGTTTCCGCTCTCGGTCTATGCCGAGGCCGCGCGCATCGCCGGCCACATCACCGAGGCCGAGCGGCTCCTCCGGCAGGCCGCGGCGGCACTTTCAATTCCCGTTTCCGAGCTTCCGCCCGACACGGCGGAGGACAAGCGCCGTTAG
- a CDS encoding IS110 family transposase, whose protein sequence is MKTEYATEIETNAVHTTLGAIFLSMELSRSTWLVTSLLPCNGEKMSKRVVKAGDTAGLLDLVRQLKTTVRRRTCRDVPVIAIQEAGLDGFWIHRILERDGIESHVVDAASIATSRKKRRAKTDKLDGETLLRALLAYKRGEPRVCAMVVPPTPEEEDRKRNSRERRALIAERIKIVNRVKGLLFSQGVVGFEPLKQDRRTRLEELRTGDGRELPPNLKTEIGRALDRIELVLRQIKDVEAARDEVARNECAPSKVANGISMLKQLRGVGADFAEVLWSEGLYREFANRRQLASYAGLTPTPWQSGSISREQGVSKAGNPRLRTVMVQLSWFWLLHQPRSALAQWFQERVTLDGGRRRKPAIIALARKLLIALWKYVHHGAVIEGAVMKPA, encoded by the coding sequence ATGAAGACTGAATACGCGACTGAGATTGAAACCAATGCGGTCCATACGACGCTCGGCGCCATCTTCCTGTCCATGGAACTCAGTCGTTCGACCTGGTTGGTGACGAGCTTGTTGCCGTGCAACGGAGAGAAGATGTCAAAGCGTGTCGTCAAGGCGGGCGATACGGCCGGATTGTTGGACCTTGTCCGCCAGCTAAAGACGACGGTTCGGCGCAGAACGTGCCGTGACGTGCCGGTGATCGCAATCCAGGAGGCTGGCCTAGACGGCTTCTGGATACATCGGATCCTTGAGCGTGACGGAATCGAAAGCCATGTGGTCGATGCCGCATCCATCGCCACGTCACGTAAGAAACGCCGAGCGAAGACAGACAAGCTGGACGGCGAGACTCTCCTTCGCGCCCTGCTTGCCTACAAGCGCGGCGAGCCGCGTGTCTGCGCTATGGTCGTTCCACCAACGCCGGAGGAAGAGGACCGAAAGCGCAACAGCCGCGAGCGACGCGCTCTCATCGCGGAGCGGATCAAAATCGTGAACCGGGTGAAGGGGCTCTTGTTCTCGCAAGGTGTCGTTGGATTTGAGCCGCTGAAGCAGGACCGACGCACTCGGCTGGAAGAGCTCAGAACCGGAGACGGCCGGGAGCTGCCGCCGAATTTGAAAACGGAGATTGGGCGTGCCCTGGACCGGATTGAACTCGTGCTTCGGCAGATCAAGGACGTGGAAGCAGCGCGTGACGAAGTGGCCCGCAACGAATGCGCCCCGTCAAAGGTCGCCAATGGGATATCGATGCTCAAACAGCTGCGCGGCGTGGGCGCGGACTTTGCCGAGGTGCTGTGGTCCGAGGGACTGTACCGCGAATTCGCGAACCGAAGGCAGCTTGCCTCCTATGCTGGCCTGACACCGACACCGTGGCAAAGCGGATCGATCAGCCGGGAACAGGGCGTATCGAAGGCGGGCAATCCGAGGCTGAGGACCGTGATGGTGCAATTGTCGTGGTTCTGGCTTTTGCATCAACCTCGATCGGCTTTGGCACAGTGGTTCCAGGAGCGGGTCACACTCGACGGTGGCAGGCGCCGCAAGCCGGCCATCATAGCGCTCGCGAGAAAACTTCTGATCGCGCTGTGGAAGTATGTTCACCATGGTGCTGTCATTGAGGGCGCGGTCATGAAGCCGGCATAA
- a CDS encoding DUF2285 domain-containing protein, giving the protein MLPLIAEPVSSSSTRSPFDLVALPCQATVQLTSDDKQHVLLRTADRHLQLIVTGASVLQPVGLRADAVWPADLPKHRLWALECLNALCAHGQLPARLFPHEKRSRRLHFVIRALDGSLAGASHRDIAQAVFGKGRVRADWMHPGDHLRDHIRRAVRRGRALMNGGYRDFLD; this is encoded by the coding sequence GTGCTGCCTCTCATCGCCGAACCGGTATCCTCGTCATCCACAAGATCGCCGTTTGATTTGGTGGCGCTCCCATGCCAGGCAACAGTCCAGCTCACCTCCGACGACAAGCAACATGTCCTGCTGCGGACCGCCGATCGTCACCTTCAGCTCATCGTGACGGGCGCCAGCGTTTTGCAGCCGGTTGGACTCCGCGCCGACGCGGTGTGGCCCGCGGATCTGCCGAAGCACCGCCTATGGGCGCTCGAATGTCTCAATGCTCTTTGCGCGCACGGACAGCTCCCTGCGAGATTGTTTCCGCACGAAAAGCGCAGCCGCCGTCTGCATTTTGTCATTCGGGCGCTCGACGGCTCGCTTGCCGGAGCCTCGCACCGTGACATTGCCCAGGCCGTGTTCGGCAAAGGGCGCGTCCGGGCCGACTGGATGCATCCCGGCGATCACCTGCGCGACCACATCCGCCGCGCCGTGAGGCGTGGCCGCGCCCTCATGAATGGCGGTTACAGAGATTTCCTTGACTGA
- a CDS encoding acyl-homoserine-lactone synthase, translated as MIQLIAPEWYGDFADHLHAMHRLRHRVFKERLDWDVGTSGGYEIDSFDALRPHYLLLGGTGADVDGCVRLLPTIGPIMLRDTFPVLLEEQTAPQDHLIWESSRFALDLPASAPKGAGGIAIGTYELFAGMIEFGLWQSLSRIVTVTDLRMERILRRAQWPLERISEPRTIGNTRAVAGYLDVSTESLDAVRHNGGLSSPVLWAPVVHRPRDA; from the coding sequence ATGATCCAGCTAATTGCACCCGAATGGTACGGCGACTTCGCTGACCATCTTCACGCGATGCACCGTCTGCGACACCGCGTCTTCAAGGAGCGGCTCGACTGGGACGTGGGAACCAGTGGCGGCTACGAGATCGATTCCTTTGATGCGCTCAGACCGCATTATCTCTTGCTGGGCGGTACCGGCGCTGACGTCGACGGTTGCGTCCGTCTTCTTCCCACGATCGGACCGATCATGCTTCGCGACACTTTTCCGGTCCTGTTGGAAGAACAGACGGCGCCGCAAGATCATCTCATCTGGGAAAGCAGCCGTTTCGCGCTCGACCTTCCAGCGTCCGCCCCGAAGGGGGCGGGTGGCATTGCCATCGGCACTTACGAACTCTTCGCCGGCATGATCGAGTTCGGGCTGTGGCAAAGTCTCAGCCGAATTGTCACGGTCACCGATTTGCGCATGGAGCGCATCCTTCGTCGAGCACAGTGGCCACTGGAGCGGATCAGCGAACCGCGCACGATCGGCAATACCCGGGCCGTAGCAGGATATCTAGACGTTTCCACCGAGAGCCTTGATGCGGTTCGACACAACGGCGGTCTCAGCAGCCCGGTGCTGTGGGCGCCGGTAGTCCACAGGCCGCGTGATGCTTGA
- a CDS encoding zincin-like metallopeptidase domain-containing protein: MRATEKRSARGEAGAKKGSRPNASLYQEITDRIIADLERGSVPWVKPWGRANAGLGLPRNAATGRCYSGINILILWGAVIERGYHSQNWLTFRQALSLGGNVRKGERGATIVHADRFIPKDEKERAKDEGDEPQAVPYLKRFTVFNVAQCDGLPEHLCAAAEPLPEREILPQAEALIRASGADFRIGGERAFYSQSADYIQVPPQPAFFEQIDYYRTCFHELGHWTGHPSRLARDLSGSFGSKAYAREELVAEIAAAFICSTLGIEPTVRHADYIGSWLKVLREDNRAIFRAASLASKAADFLLAFHQDEAEPPQEEIAA; encoded by the coding sequence ATGCGCGCAACCGAAAAGCGTTCTGCCCGAGGCGAGGCCGGCGCAAAGAAGGGCAGCCGCCCGAACGCGAGCCTTTATCAGGAGATCACCGACCGCATCATTGCCGATCTGGAGCGTGGCAGCGTGCCGTGGGTCAAGCCATGGGGCAGGGCCAATGCCGGGCTCGGTCTGCCGAGGAACGCCGCCACCGGGCGCTGCTATTCCGGCATCAACATCCTGATCCTGTGGGGCGCGGTCATCGAGCGCGGTTACCACAGCCAGAACTGGCTGACCTTCCGGCAGGCGCTTTCCCTTGGCGGCAATGTCAGGAAGGGCGAGCGCGGCGCCACCATCGTGCATGCCGACCGCTTCATCCCGAAAGACGAAAAAGAGCGCGCCAAGGACGAAGGCGACGAGCCGCAGGCCGTGCCTTACCTCAAGCGCTTCACCGTCTTCAATGTCGCGCAGTGCGACGGCCTGCCCGAGCACCTCTGTGCCGCCGCCGAGCCGCTGCCCGAGCGCGAAATCTTGCCGCAGGCCGAGGCGCTCATTCGCGCGAGCGGCGCGGATTTCCGGATCGGCGGCGAGCGCGCCTTCTACAGCCAGTCCGCAGACTACATTCAGGTGCCGCCGCAGCCGGCCTTCTTCGAGCAGATCGACTATTACCGCACCTGCTTCCACGAGCTTGGCCACTGGACCGGACACCCGAGCCGGCTTGCCCGCGACCTTTCCGGCTCTTTCGGTTCCAAGGCCTATGCCCGCGAGGAACTGGTCGCGGAAATTGCCGCTGCCTTTATCTGTTCCACGCTCGGCATCGAGCCGACCGTGCGCCATGCCGACTATATCGGCTCATGGCTAAAGGTGCTGCGCGAGGACAATCGCGCCATCTTCCGCGCCGCCAGCCTTGCCTCCAAAGCCGCCGATTTTCTCCTGGCTTTCCACCAGGATGAAGCCGAGCCGCCGCAGGAGGAGATCGCGGCATGA
- a CDS encoding DUF6499 domain-containing protein, which translates to MSLADGTAAHQPDWWDERSYDYATQLTRRGWAWEFLRRNPAFQRDLIAAQEQVRYQASRPPLDVIESAADLSRWGVSFRGLARV; encoded by the coding sequence ATGAGCCTGGCAGATGGCACCGCCGCCCACCAGCCGGATTGGTGGGATGAACGGTCGTACGACTACGCCACTCAGCTGACGCGACGCGGCTGGGCATGGGAGTTCTTGCGGCGCAATCCGGCCTTTCAGCGTGACCTGATCGCTGCGCAGGAACAGGTCAGATATCAGGCAAGCCGGCCACCCCTGGACGTGATCGAGTCGGCCGCCGATCTGTCGCGCTGGGGCGTTTCGTTTCGCGGGCTCGCTAGGGTTTGA
- a CDS encoding DUF2285 domain-containing protein, with the protein MNRPTQTDEAQKSQLSDEVPWSDSLTAYDNEHFTIYLRLLDAAADDASEEEMAQLILGIDPAREPERAQKALRSHLDRANWMVTSGYKELFAS; encoded by the coding sequence ATGAATCGACCAACCCAAACTGATGAGGCTCAAAAATCGCAACTGTCTGACGAAGTGCCTTGGTCGGACAGCCTCACGGCTTACGACAACGAGCACTTCACCATCTATCTTCGGCTCCTGGACGCGGCTGCTGACGATGCCAGCGAAGAGGAAATGGCACAGCTGATCCTCGGTATCGATCCGGCACGCGAACCGGAACGGGCCCAAAAGGCACTGCGAAGCCATTTGGACCGTGCGAACTGGATGGTCACGAGTGGCTACAAGGAATTATTCGCCAGCTGA
- a CDS encoding S8 family peptidase, which produces MAEPENDDERNRSHIKIDVFREEAAYEYPSRNQQRKPMRDDYAAHAEHLLDQLAQALGDQPAAGADQRLPIQGLKPGTIVEVETVPPAEGSRTKAVKVPTNLEFPNQDVVVLRSRRNDDRTESALLFVPDDARDFLRGRIENYGRDPGNQRRPDVDRFEAIDHVRAIEATALFTGEVDLAAPAAAWWELWVRQPVALAERIAAAAQNANIDVHADRLLFPDTTVLFLHCAAGSVAAFSARIPGAVMEIRRATGTIEIFLAGGGGLDQHDWVAELAPRVGAPPEKSPVVCTLDTGVAAAHPLIAPGLRGAWAYDVGWGADDHHPNGGHGTPLAGLILYGDLEPLMNGIQPVQLTHGVESMKLLPPQGFPPTKPPSYGVVTQGAVSAVEIEQSDVLRSFCLAISTTDFPPSRPSTWSGALDQIAAGAMHGEAAEGTPASERPKRLLVVATGNVLEGMAVDVLPCQSLEDPSQSWNAVTVGGITRKEQAPAPPPALSPAVPANHRSPFSRGSQSLPDDLTPIKPEVLFEAGNMLSAATGLCDWHPAVSLLAPGSDVVAEPLVPFWATSAAVGMAGNFVGQLQAALPDLWPETHRALTVDSARWPEPIRKNFIGRGAHWKTGKNATKAKVQEMLREVGYGVPDITRAIMSARNDATMIAQAEIQPYTMGAAGAAVFNEMHFYDLPWPKTALEQLENEIVTMKVTLSYFIEPNLTGKAATRPDTYRSFGLRFDMKKRGETDARFRSRVSASQEKDGTQSDSEQSYWLLGPKAVQAGSLHCDLWRGYAADLALHDAIAVYPVGGWWKSHAGQKRITDKARYALVISISAPGQNIDLYSEVTALVEAKEVEVLVG; this is translated from the coding sequence ATGGCGGAGCCTGAAAACGACGACGAAAGAAACCGTTCCCATATCAAGATCGACGTCTTCCGCGAGGAGGCCGCCTACGAGTATCCGTCGCGCAACCAGCAGCGCAAGCCGATGCGTGACGACTATGCCGCCCACGCCGAGCATCTCCTTGACCAACTGGCGCAAGCACTTGGCGATCAGCCGGCCGCAGGCGCCGATCAGCGGTTGCCCATTCAAGGACTGAAGCCCGGAACGATTGTCGAGGTCGAAACGGTGCCTCCGGCTGAGGGTTCGCGGACCAAGGCCGTGAAGGTGCCGACCAATCTCGAATTTCCCAACCAGGATGTGGTCGTCCTGCGGTCTAGGCGAAATGACGATCGCACAGAGAGCGCGCTTTTATTCGTGCCGGATGATGCGCGTGACTTCCTGCGCGGCCGGATCGAAAACTACGGTCGCGATCCTGGAAACCAGCGCCGGCCGGATGTGGACCGTTTCGAGGCGATCGACCACGTTCGCGCCATCGAAGCGACGGCACTCTTCACCGGCGAGGTGGACTTAGCCGCGCCGGCTGCAGCCTGGTGGGAACTGTGGGTCCGCCAACCGGTTGCGCTTGCGGAACGTATTGCTGCCGCCGCGCAGAACGCGAACATCGACGTTCACGCGGATCGTCTGCTTTTCCCCGATACCACCGTGCTCTTCCTGCACTGCGCCGCCGGGAGTGTTGCTGCTTTCTCAGCACGCATTCCCGGTGCCGTCATGGAGATTCGTCGGGCGACCGGCACGATCGAGATTTTTCTTGCGGGCGGCGGCGGTTTGGACCAGCACGATTGGGTTGCGGAGTTGGCGCCGCGTGTCGGAGCTCCACCCGAGAAATCTCCGGTCGTTTGCACCCTCGATACCGGTGTAGCCGCCGCCCACCCACTGATTGCCCCTGGGCTTCGCGGCGCTTGGGCCTACGACGTGGGATGGGGCGCGGATGATCACCATCCCAATGGTGGTCATGGAACACCCTTGGCCGGTCTCATCCTTTATGGTGATCTCGAGCCGCTGATGAACGGGATCCAGCCCGTTCAACTGACCCACGGCGTCGAATCCATGAAGCTCCTGCCGCCGCAAGGCTTCCCGCCCACTAAACCGCCGAGCTACGGCGTTGTCACGCAGGGCGCGGTCAGCGCTGTGGAGATCGAACAGTCAGATGTTCTGCGCAGCTTCTGTCTGGCAATCTCGACCACTGATTTCCCGCCGAGCCGGCCGTCGACCTGGAGCGGCGCACTCGATCAGATTGCCGCCGGCGCCATGCACGGGGAAGCGGCAGAAGGAACACCAGCATCGGAACGGCCGAAGCGCCTGCTTGTGGTTGCGACCGGAAACGTGTTGGAGGGCATGGCAGTGGACGTGCTGCCATGCCAGTCGCTTGAAGACCCATCCCAAAGTTGGAATGCCGTGACGGTCGGCGGCATCACCCGCAAGGAGCAAGCTCCGGCACCGCCACCCGCTCTCAGCCCCGCTGTTCCGGCCAATCATCGCAGCCCCTTCAGCAGGGGATCGCAGTCGCTTCCCGACGATCTGACGCCGATCAAGCCGGAAGTCCTGTTCGAGGCTGGAAACATGCTCTCGGCTGCTACCGGCCTTTGCGATTGGCATCCTGCCGTCTCGCTCTTGGCGCCGGGATCGGATGTTGTTGCGGAACCTTTGGTGCCATTCTGGGCGACCAGCGCGGCCGTCGGCATGGCCGGCAACTTCGTCGGGCAACTGCAGGCCGCGCTGCCCGATCTCTGGCCTGAGACACATCGCGCGCTCACAGTTGATTCGGCCCGCTGGCCGGAGCCTATCCGCAAGAATTTCATCGGACGCGGAGCCCATTGGAAGACCGGGAAAAACGCCACCAAAGCGAAGGTGCAGGAAATGCTTCGCGAGGTCGGCTACGGCGTGCCGGATATCACCCGGGCGATCATGTCCGCGCGGAACGACGCCACAATGATCGCACAGGCGGAGATTCAACCATACACGATGGGCGCGGCAGGCGCTGCTGTGTTCAACGAGATGCACTTTTACGACCTGCCTTGGCCTAAGACCGCGCTGGAGCAACTCGAAAATGAAATCGTCACGATGAAAGTGACGCTCTCATATTTCATCGAGCCGAACCTTACCGGCAAGGCTGCCACACGTCCGGACACTTATCGGTCCTTCGGGCTCCGCTTTGACATGAAGAAGCGAGGCGAAACAGATGCGCGTTTCCGCAGCCGTGTTTCTGCCAGTCAGGAGAAGGACGGCACGCAATCCGATAGCGAGCAGAGCTATTGGCTGCTCGGCCCCAAAGCAGTGCAAGCCGGATCGCTGCATTGTGACCTCTGGCGTGGCTATGCGGCCGACCTCGCCTTGCATGATGCGATCGCAGTCTATCCGGTCGGAGGGTGGTGGAAGTCCCACGCAGGCCAGAAGCGCATTACGGACAAGGCCCGATACGCCTTGGTCATCTCAATCTCCGCGCCGGGGCAGAACATTGACCTCTATTCCGAGGTCACGGCCCTTGTTGAGGCGAAGGAGGTCGAGGTGTTGGTGGGATGA
- a CDS encoding ATP-binding protein, with the protein MSTKHILALLSSHVEGDEEQLLSIALQIAAQEARQGRAEDAEKLKRLVQKARDQRRIGKPAGGQTPIPLARPRGELQGLVESTYPKIKLANMVLSDDVAKRLARIVRQQQERVALREHGQTPATHMLLVGPPGTGKTMTASALAGELHLPLFTVRLEALFSRFFGETAGKLRLLFDQVAQTRGVYLLDEFDAIGARRGDPNDVGEIRRVLNSVLAFMEEPNSTDSLVLAATNHVEILDQALARRFDEVIEYTLPDAKSARAIIERRLGKFKFKAGSWLTLETVLEGLSQGELVRAADAVVKDAILEGALKAAPETLRDALENRQSLRSKFRRSSGS; encoded by the coding sequence ATGTCGACGAAGCATATCCTCGCGCTCCTGAGTTCGCATGTCGAGGGAGACGAAGAGCAGCTGCTTTCGATCGCCTTGCAGATCGCGGCACAGGAAGCCCGTCAGGGCCGCGCCGAGGACGCCGAAAAGTTGAAACGGCTCGTTCAGAAGGCTCGCGATCAGCGCCGAATCGGCAAGCCTGCAGGCGGCCAGACGCCGATCCCGCTTGCCCGCCCCCGAGGAGAATTGCAGGGGCTTGTCGAAAGCACCTATCCGAAAATCAAGCTGGCGAACATGGTGCTGTCCGACGACGTTGCCAAACGTCTCGCACGCATTGTGCGCCAGCAGCAGGAGCGCGTAGCCCTACGCGAACATGGGCAGACGCCTGCCACCCATATGCTGCTTGTGGGCCCGCCTGGAACCGGCAAAACGATGACGGCCTCGGCGCTGGCTGGCGAACTGCATCTGCCGCTCTTCACGGTGCGTCTCGAAGCCCTGTTCAGCCGCTTCTTTGGAGAGACTGCGGGCAAGTTGCGTTTGCTTTTCGATCAGGTCGCCCAGACGCGGGGTGTCTACCTCCTCGACGAGTTTGATGCGATCGGTGCTCGCCGAGGCGACCCTAATGATGTCGGAGAGATACGCCGTGTTCTAAACTCCGTCCTTGCCTTTATGGAGGAACCCAACTCCACCGACAGCCTCGTTCTGGCGGCGACAAACCATGTCGAGATCCTCGATCAGGCTTTGGCACGGCGCTTTGACGAGGTGATCGAATACACGTTGCCCGACGCGAAGTCCGCCCGAGCGATAATCGAGCGGCGGTTGGGCAAGTTTAAATTTAAGGCCGGGTCCTGGCTCACGCTTGAAACGGTCCTCGAAGGGCTAAGCCAAGGAGAATTGGTGCGGGCCGCCGATGCCGTCGTCAAGGATGCCATCCTCGAGGGTGCATTGAAGGCTGCGCCGGAGACATTGCGTGACGCATTGGAGAACCGTCAATCGCTTAGGAGCAAGTTCCGTCGCTCGTCCGGCAGTTAG
- a CDS encoding helix-turn-helix transcriptional regulator, giving the protein MLDQLISLRKANNLTQTQVAEKLGRPQSFVAKYEGGERRLDVVEFLEVTAALDADPCEILSKLRS; this is encoded by the coding sequence TTGCTGGATCAACTGATTTCGCTACGCAAGGCCAACAACCTGACCCAGACGCAGGTTGCCGAGAAGCTTGGTCGCCCGCAATCCTTCGTCGCCAAATACGAAGGTGGAGAGCGGCGCCTCGATGTTGTTGAGTTTCTCGAGGTGACGGCTGCGCTTGACGCGGATCCATGCGAGATTCTGTCCAAGCTTCGGTCATAG
- a CDS encoding MucR family transcriptional regulator → MVNAGHGTTVPVEVEPQQPAVPVKKSVTPDYILCLEDGKPFKPLKRHLMTSSGMTPDEYRAKWNLPMVAPSYAAARSRPAKASGLGREAGIRAGASRRPRREGCVLPPSLD, encoded by the coding sequence ATGGTGAACGCAGGTCACGGCACCACAGTTCCGGTCGAGGTCGAACCGCAGCAGCCCGCCGTTCCGGTCAAGAAATCGGTGACACCGGATTACATCTTATGCCTTGAAGACGGCAAACCGTTCAAGCCGCTGAAGCGCCATCTAATGACCAGCTCCGGCATGACTCCGGACGAATACCGGGCGAAATGGAATCTGCCGATGGTGGCGCCGAGTTACGCGGCCGCGCGTTCGCGACCGGCCAAAGCATCAGGGTTGGGACGTGAGGCCGGTATACGCGCCGGGGCCTCAAGAAGGCCGCGTAGGGAAGGCTGCGTCCTTCCGCCGTCCCTTGATTAG
- a CDS encoding SDR family oxidoreductase, with translation MSTILVTGATGGIGKAICERLAAGGARLMVAARNQVRLESLVSTLPAPADGSHKAIPVDMASEAALGEFDRHLATSGLKLDGVVLMPPQPHSSADPMPEPEVWRTLFQTSFVGPLSLLKSAIARMEPAPEAGRRCKVVIISGISSAQVLSHYATANVIRTAWLGEAKTLAFALGERGIHVNTLSLGGTLSPRYRDAIGRRAQDAGVTFEERIAVETGNIPLKKYGTPSEVAVVVEGLLSPLTDHMTGLNIVHDGGFTRAY, from the coding sequence ATGTCGACCATACTTGTGACTGGGGCAACGGGTGGGATCGGGAAAGCAATTTGCGAACGGCTTGCGGCCGGTGGCGCGCGGCTGATGGTGGCGGCCCGCAATCAGGTGCGGCTTGAGTCGCTGGTTTCGACCCTGCCTGCACCAGCCGACGGTTCGCATAAAGCTATACCTGTTGATATGGCATCGGAAGCCGCGTTGGGCGAGTTTGATCGACACCTCGCCACGTCGGGCCTCAAGCTTGATGGGGTCGTTCTTATGCCGCCCCAACCGCATTCGTCCGCTGACCCTATGCCCGAGCCGGAGGTCTGGCGAACGCTGTTTCAGACAAGCTTCGTTGGGCCGTTGTCCCTGTTGAAGTCGGCAATCGCTCGGATGGAACCGGCGCCTGAAGCAGGCCGTCGCTGCAAGGTCGTAATCATTTCCGGCATTTCTTCGGCTCAGGTTCTTAGCCACTACGCCACCGCCAACGTCATCCGCACCGCGTGGCTTGGAGAAGCGAAGACGCTTGCCTTTGCGCTAGGCGAAAGAGGTATTCATGTGAACACTCTTTCACTCGGCGGCACGCTGTCGCCCCGGTATCGGGATGCAATTGGCAGGCGAGCGCAGGACGCCGGCGTGACGTTTGAAGAAAGGATTGCGGTCGAGACCGGCAATATTCCACTCAAAAAGTATGGGACGCCGTCTGAAGTTGCCGTCGTCGTCGAGGGCTTGTTGTCACCCCTCACTGATCACATGACAGGCTTGAACATTGTACACGATGGCGGATTCACTCGGGCTTATTGA